The following is a genomic window from Sphingomonas sinipercae.
GCAACTGAGCGGGGACGAGTTCGAACAACGGCTTGCCCAGGTTCATCGCCCCTATCACGCCGCGGTTGCGGCGCAGTTGCAGGCGATCGTCAGCCGCTTCGGCGCCGCTGTCCTGCTGGACTGTCACTCCATGCCCCCCGTTCCGAGCGGCAGCGAGGTCGTCCTCGGCGACCGCTACGGCCGCACTGCGGCACCCTGGGTGGTTGCCGAAGCCGCAGCGATCGTTGCCGACGCGGGCTTCGACTGCGCAATCAACGATCCGTACGCGGGTGGCCACGTCGTCGAACATCACGGCGGGCCGCACTATGGTGTCCACGCGCTACAAGTTGAAATCGACCGCAGCTGCTATCTCGACCGCAGCGGCGAGCCGAGCCGCCACTTCGACCGGGTAGCCCGGTTGATCGAGCAGCTTGCGCTGCGCCTGGGGCAGGCGCTGATCAGCCGAAGCCTTCCGGCAGCGGCCGAATAAGGCGTTACCCTTCGATCGGGACCTGGAATGGGGCCGTCGGCCCCTTCCCCTGTTCGACCTGGCGCTGGAAGACTTCGCGGATCTGCGCCAGCGAAAACAGGTGCGCGTAGAGAAGCGGCAGCATGCCGTTCTGGTTCATCTTGCGCAGCTCATCGCCGCGCAGTTCGCGCAGCTTTTCCTCGTCGACCATGCGGAACCCGCGGAACACGAAGGGCTGGTCGACCCCTTCCGGCTGGATTGCGACTTCGCCGTCCATCAGCAGACCGCTGGACTTAAGCTCTTCCATGAAAGCATTGGTCCGCTGCGCCGCCGTTTCGAACTGCTCGCAAAACTGCAGGATCGACTTGGTCGCATCGGTAGGCTGGCCGTCGTCATCGAACAGCCTCTCGCCTTCATCGAAACTGCCGATCGCTTCGAGGGAAGGATCGAAGCACAAGGACAATTCCTCGGCATCTTCAGTCAGGCGCGCGAGAAGGAAGGGATAGCGGCGCAGGTAAGCCGGAACGTAAATGCGCTCGAGCAGCTCGCCATCTTGGCCCATGAAGACGTTGACGCCCTCGGTAAGGCCCATCAGCGCCAGCGGCACCGGCGTGTCGCCGGTGGAGAAGATGATCGGATAGTGGCGCCCCGCCAGCTGGAATTCTTCTACGGTCACCGGCACGGCGTGGGTCTTGCTGACCTGCTCTGCCGGCTTGGTCGGGCGGACCCGCATCTGGCCGTGCACTTCCGAGCTGAGCGGCTGGATCGAGCTATAGAGCAGCGGCAAGGATTGGTTGGGCGCTTGGGTCGCCATCGAGTGTCTCCTGGGAACGAGCCGTGCTGCCCAGAGCGGCGAGCGCGAGCCAATTGAATTTGCGCGAAGCCTCTATGCAACGGCCGGCCATTGCGCAACTCCTGTCCCGGTGATCGAGGCGGCGATTAATCGATGGTTCAACGGGTTGCTGCGAGGCCGGCACCGATGACTGCTGCCCGATGATCCTGTTCTTCCCCCTGATCCCGATGCTGTTCGGCGCCGCCGCGGCGCCGGACTGGTTCCCGCGCGTCCGTATGTCGTTCGTTCAGGATGAGATGGTTTTGCGCATTCCCGCTCGGCCGCCCGTCGCTAACGGCCAGTCACAGTGGAAGGAGCGCAAAGGCCCCAAGTGCATCTCCGGGGAAAAGCTGCGCGGTGCGGTACTTTCGGGCAGCGACCAGGTCGATTTCATCCTCCAGGATCGCAAGCGCGTCCGCGCCCGACTGGATAGCAATTGCCCGGCGCTCGACTTCTACGAAGATTTCTACCTGAGTTCCCGCGACGGGAAGATTTGCGTCAGGCGCGACGCCATCCGGTCGCGGATGGGCGGCACCTGCACGATCCGGAAGTTCCGCAAGCTGGTGCCCGTCAAAGGCCAGATTCCTTGACATCTGGGGCCTGTCGGCGCTAGCGCGAAGCGCTTTCCGCGCCGCGACATGCTGGCGCTTTTTAACATCCGGATATTGAATGACCTTCGCCGATCTCGGCCTTTCTGAGCATTTGCTGCGCGCCGTCTCCGACAGCGGCTACAACGATCCCACGCCGATTCAGCGGGCCGCCATTCCGTCGGTGCTGATGGGCAAGGATTTGATCGGCATTGCCCAGACGGGGACCGGCAAGACTGCCGCGTTCGTGCTTCCGATGATCGACATCCTGGGCCAGGGCCGGAGCCGCGCGCTGATGCCACGCTCGTTGATCCTGGAGCCGACGCGGGAGCTTGCCGCCCAGGTTTCCGAGAATTTCGAGAAATACGGCAAGTATCAGAAGCTCTCGATGGCGTTGCTTATCGGCGGGGTTCAGATGGGCGACCAGATCAAGGCGCTCGAAAAGGGCGTCGACGTCCTCATCGCCACGCCGGGCCGGTTGATGGACCTGTTCAGCCGCGGCAAGATCCTGCTTACCGGCTGCGAGCTACTGGTCATCGACGAGGCCGACCGGATGCTCGACATGGGCTTCATTCCGGACATTGAGGAAATCTGCTCGAAGCTGCCGCGCACCCGGCAGACCTTGCTGTTCTCGGCGACGATGCCGCCGCCGATCCAGAAGCTTGCCGCCAAGTTCCTCAACGAGCCCAAGCGCGTCGAAGTCGCTCGCCCGGCCACCGCCAACGTCAATATCGAGCAGCGCCTGGTCGAAGTGCGCGCCGACAAGAAACGCGACAAGCTGCGCGACCTCCTCCGCCACGAAGAGGTTCGCAACGCGATCATCTTTTGCAACCGCAAGACGACGGTTCGGGAGCTTGCCACAAGCCTCAAGCGCTCCGGATTCGCGGTCGGCCAGATTCACGGCGACATGGACCAGTCCGACCGGATCGCCGAATTCGACCGCTTCAAGCAGGACGAAATCAACATATTGGTCGCATCCGACGTCGCGGCGCGCGGTCTCGACGTCAAAGGTGTCAGCCACGTCGTCAACTTCGACGTGCCGTGGCAGCCGGATGATTATGTCCACCGGATCGGCCGCACCGGACGCGCCGGCGCCACCGGAATCGCCATAACCCTGGCCACGCGCGAGGATTCGGACGCGGTTTCGGCCATTGAAAAGCTGCTGGGAACCAAGATCACGCGCGCGTCGGCCACTGAAGCCGAGCCCGCGCCCGATGCCGCTCAGCAATCGTCGAAGCCGGCGGCCCCGGCCGCACGCGAGGATCGGGCTTCCGAAACTCCTGCACCCAAGAAGCCGCGCCGCACCAGGGCTTCAAGCAAGCCCAAGGCTGATGCTGCGCCGGTCGATGCCGCGCCGGTCGAGCCGTCTGAACCCGCGCCGGCCCAGGCGGAGCGCACGCCGGTCGTCGAAGATATTGCCGAAGAATGGAATGGGCCCATGCCCAGCTTCCTTTCCGTCAGCGCCGGCTAATCCAACCCGGTCACACCGCTGACACTGGAAAGCATCCGTCGCGCCTCCTAGCTGCCCTCCCTAACCAGAGGACACGATCGATGAGCGACGATGGAGTTTATGTTCCGCCCCGGGTCTGGACCTGGGAGCAGCCGAGCGGCGGCAAGTTCGCAAGCATTAACCGTCCAGTCGCGGGCGCCACCCACGACAAGCCACTGCCCGTCGGCAAGCATCCGCTTCAACTCTATTCGCTCGCCACGCCCAATGGGCAGAAGGTGACGATCCTGCTCGAGGAACTGCTCGAACGAGGCATAACCGAAGCCGAATATGACGCATGGCTGATCCAGATTTCGGACGGCGACCAGTTCGGCAGCGGGTTCGTTGAAGTGAATCCGAATTCGAAGATTCCCGCCTTGGTGGACCGCAGCAGGCCCGAACCGGTCAGCCTATTCGAAAGCGGCGCCATTCTCCTCTACCTCGCCGAAAGGTTCGGCCCATTCCTGGGCACGTCCCGGCCGGCGATGCTGTCCTGGCTGATGTGGCAGATGGGCAGCGCGCCTTTCCTCGGCGGGGGCTTTGGCCATTTCTATGCCTATGCGCCGGAAAAGCTCGAATATCCGATCAACCGCTACGCCATGGAGGCCAAGCGCCAGCTCGACGTGCTCGACCGTCGCCTTGCCGAGCAGCCGTTCGTCGCCGGTGCGGAATATAGCGTCGCCGATATCGCTATCTGGGCCTGGTACGGACAGCTCGCGCTCGGTCGAATCTATGGCAGCGCCGCCGAGTTCCTGTCGGTCGACGACTATTCGAACCTGCAGCGCTGGGCGCACCAGATTGACGAGCGCCCCGCGGTCAAGCGCGGAATCTTGGTCAATCGTGCCGAGGGCGGCCTGCGCGAACGGCACTCGAGCGCCGATTTCGATTCTTTGGCTATCGCCGATAACGGCTGACGAAATCGGTCGCGAACGCATCGAGCCGGTGGTCGCCGATCGCGTCGCGAAGCCTTTGCATCAGCCGCTGGTAAAACCACAGGTTATGCTCGGTCATGAGCATTGCGCCGAGGATTTCGCCCGAGCGCACCAGGTGATGGACGTAGGCGCGCTCGAAGGTCGAGCAGGTCGGGCACGGGCAGCCGGGCTCGACCGGCTCGCGATCGTCGGCGAAGCGGGCATTGCGGATGTTGATCGGCCCGTCGGCGGTGAAGGCCTGCCCGGTGCGGCCGGACCGGGTCGGGAGCACGCAATCGAACATGTCGATGCCGCGTTGGACCGCGCCGACGATGTCGTCCGGCTTCCCAACGCCCATCAGGTAACGCGGTTTGTCGACGGGGAGCTGTTGCGGCGCAAAGTCGAGGCAGCCGAACATCGCCTCCTGCCCCTCCCCGACCGCCAGGCCGCCCACGGCGTAGCCATCGAAGCCGATTTCGATCAGCCCGTCCGCCGACCGCCTTCGCAACTCTTCGTCTAGGGCGCCCTGCTGGATCCCGAATAGCGCCGCTTGCTCGGCATGTTCGCCCCCGCGGTCGAATTCCTCGCGCGACCGCCGGGCCCAGCGGATCGATCGCTCCATCGCCGCCGCCTGCTCGTCACGGCTGACCGTCGTCGGCACGAGCTGGTCGAACTGCATGACGATGTCGGAGCCCAGCAGGCGCTGGATTTCGACCGAGCGTTCGGGCGAGAGCATATGCCGCGTGCCGTCGAGATGGCTGGCGAAGGAAACGCCCTCTTCGGTCAACTTGGTCAGCTCGGAAAGGCTCATCACCTGATAGCCGCCGCTGTCGGTCAGGATCGGGCGATCCCAGCCCATGAAGCGGTGAAGTCCGCCCAGCCTTGAGACTCGCTCGGCGCCAGGCCGAAGCATCAAGTGGTAGGTGTTGCCAAGGATGATATCGGCGCCCGATGCGCGAACGCCTTCCGGCTTGACGGCCTTAACCGTCGCCGCCGTTCCCACCGGCATGAACGCCGGGGTGCGAATCTCGCCCCGCTGCATCCGGATCGTACCGGTGCGCGCGCGACCATCGGTCGCCGAGATGGAGAAGGAAAAGCGGGCCACCGCGCTCGACTAGCGATGCGCGCCGCGTCTGACGAGGCTCAGAACGCTTTGGTCAGCCCGGCCCGGAACTGGACGTAGCTGTAGGTGAAACCCGTGCTGACCGGCGTGTTGCTGTAAAGTAGGTCGGCCGAGAACGCCCATTCCCGGTTGAACCGAGGGCTCGTCGCCCGGGCGTTGAGGTAACGGGAGCTGTGCCAGTCGGAGCCGGAGTCGCGTTGCGCGCCATATCCGGCCGCGCCGAGTAACTGCCAGCCGGAAACGAACCGGCGCATCTGCAGGACCGGAAGCACCTGCGCATACCAGCGCGGCGAATAATAATCATACTCGCCCGGCTCGCTGCTGCGGAAGTAGCGCGTGCGAAGTTGCGCGCTCAACCCGCTGCCCGGATCGATCACGTGGATGTAGTTGCCGCGCAAATGCAGGCGCACGTTGTCGCCAGTGAATTCCTGCGCGCCGACAAAGGCGGTGAAGATGTTGCGGTCGTTCGCGGGCAAGTCGATCGCCGCCCCCGCGAAGGTGTAATAAATGCCCTTGGACACGCCGAGCGGGGTCTCGATCATCTCTCGCTCGACGAAGAACTCCTTACGAAACTTGGCTTCGTCATGAACGGTCGCGGAGCCAAGCAGCGTGTGGCCGTCGGTGCCGACGGTGGCGGCCCACTTCCAGCGACCGGAGTCGTCGGCGAGCCGCAGGTAAGCGCGGTCGAACGTCCTCGATTCCTGGCCCAGTGGCGTGAACCGCACCCGTTCGACGCGAACGCCCTGATAATCTTCAGGCCCGCGGTAACGCCAGTCGAGGTTAAACCCAGCCTTGATCACCTCCGTGTCTTCGGCGTCGGACGAGAAAAAAACGTCCGCTCCGACCGCGTGGTTGATGGCCACGTCCGATTGCTGCGCCAGCGATGGCGTGGCGGTCGTCGCCGCGGCCAGCGCGAGGATTGAGCGGGCGATCATTTGGTACCCCATTTCTTGCGGAGCCCGGCGATTTCGACTGCATAGCCCCAAACGCAGACCGGCTGCATGACCAGCGTATAGACGAGCAGATAGAAAATCAGCCCCGCCGGGTTGTGGCGAACCTGCAGGCCCTGCTTGTGAAACATCTTCGATTGCGTGCGGTAGATGATCAGGTTCCACAAAGCCGCAAGCGGCAGGACCGCGAGCGTCATCGGCCCTGCGATCCAGAAGATCTGGAAGAAGATTGCGGCAATGATGCCGGGGATGAAGATGAAGGTGTAGGCAATGTCCAACGGCAGGAACAACAGGTTCCACCAGATGAACATCTGCGTCAGTCGGGGCTTGAACAGCAGCCGCTCGTGATGGCTGAATGCCTCGATCAGGCCGCGCGACCAGCGCTGGCGCTGCCGCGCGAACTGCCGGAACGTCGTCGGCGCGTTCGTCCAAACGATCGCATCTTCGGCATAGCCGACCCGATGGCCCTGCCGAAGCAGCGCCCAGGTCAGGACGATGTCCTCGCCAACGCTTTCCGGCCAGCCGCCGACTTCGACCAGTGCGTCGCGGCGATAGATGGAGAAGGCGCCCTGTGCGACCAGAGTGCCCTGGTACAGGCTCTGCATCCGCTTCACCGCGGCGATGCCGTGGAAATAATCCCATTCCTGCGCGCCGGTCAGCAGGTTCACCCGCGAATTGCGCACCAGCACCGCGCCGGCGACCGCAACGGTGTTGGGCGGATCCGACAGCAACCGCTCGACGATATCGGTCAGCGCGTCCGGGTGCAGCCGTGAATCGCCGTCGATGGTGACGATGAGGTCATGCTTGGCGACCCGAAGTCCGGAATTGAGCACCGCGGCCTTGCCCCGGTTGATCTTGAAATCGAGAATCCGGACCTCGGCCTGCGGCGGGAAGGAGAGCCGGCTGATCACTTCCTGCGCAATCTCAACCGTGCGGTCGGTCGAACCGTCGTTCAGCACCAGGACTTCAAGCGGGCCGGCGTAATCCTCGGCCGCGATAGTCTCGAGCGTTTCCTCGATCGCTGCCTCTTCCTGATAGGCGGCAATCAGCACGGTGACGCCGGGATAGGTCGCCGGCTTAACCCGCTTTGGCCGCCGGTCCAGCAGCAGGCTGGTGACCAGGAAGGCGTTCATAAAGCCGGGAATGTAGGCGATGAACGAGATGGCGAAGAGGGCGAAGATCGGGTCGGTCAGGTCGCCGAGCGTTGCGACCCACTTGCGCGAAATGATTATGCTGAAGAGCATCCACAGGACTGCGACCGCCAGCGCCAACACGAACTTGGCGCGCACCGAAAAATAGAAACGCTTCGGCACACGCGGGAGCGTGGCTGCTAACTCGGTCATAAATGCTGGTCTCTGATCTGTCGCGGCCGGCCCAATCGGCCTAGGCAACGTCCGTTAAATTATCGTTTAACGTGCTGCCAATACGGAGGAAAGGCCGTGTCGGCCCATTTCGATGGAGTCGCAATTTTTTACGGCCAACGGTTGCTCGGCCTTAGCCGGGAAACAGCAAGCTGCCATCACCATAACTATAGAAACGATAGTCGGCCTCGATCGCGTGGGCGTAAATCGCCTTCATCGCGTCCACGCCCATCAGCGCACTGACCAGCATGAACAAGGTTGATCGGGGCAGGTGGAAATTGGTCATCAGTCCATCGACTGCCCGGAACCTGTATCCCGGCGTGATGAAGATGGCCGTGTCCCCTTCGAACGCAGCAATCCGGCCAGAATCATCGGCGGCACTTTCGAGCAAGCGTAGCGAAGTGGTGCCGACGGCGATGATCCGCCCGCACGCTGCCCGGGCGCGATTGAGCCGATCGGCAGTCGCCTGGGTGATCCGACCCCATTCGGAATGCATCCGATGTTCCGCAGTGGTTTCCACCTTGACCGGCAGGAAGGTCCCCGCGCCGACATGCAGGGTCAGCACCTCGCGCGCTACCCCGCGCCGGTCGATCGCGTCGAGCAGCCGCTGGGTGAAATGGAGCGAGGCGGTCGGCGC
Proteins encoded in this region:
- a CDS encoding N-formylglutamate amidohydrolase; this encodes MHEPLPGPIVHLPRGPHPVLLSIPHAGRDYPAWLVEMARGGRRSLQPLEDPLVDRLAWRAINQGVGAVVAQAPRAAIDCNRAEDEVDPALVPDFAARWTASRPSARTRSGLGIVPSKTAAHGHLWRRQLSGDEFEQRLAQVHRPYHAAVAAQLQAIVSRFGAAVLLDCHSMPPVPSGSEVVLGDRYGRTAAPWVVAEAAAIVADAGFDCAINDPYAGGHVVEHHGGPHYGVHALQVEIDRSCYLDRSGEPSRHFDRVARLIEQLALRLGQALISRSLPAAAE
- the yghU gene encoding glutathione-dependent disulfide-bond oxidoreductase yields the protein MSDDGVYVPPRVWTWEQPSGGKFASINRPVAGATHDKPLPVGKHPLQLYSLATPNGQKVTILLEELLERGITEAEYDAWLIQISDGDQFGSGFVEVNPNSKIPALVDRSRPEPVSLFESGAILLYLAERFGPFLGTSRPAMLSWLMWQMGSAPFLGGGFGHFYAYAPEKLEYPINRYAMEAKRQLDVLDRRLAEQPFVAGAEYSVADIAIWAWYGQLALGRIYGSAAEFLSVDDYSNLQRWAHQIDERPAVKRGILVNRAEGGLRERHSSADFDSLAIADNG
- a CDS encoding glycosyltransferase; translated protein: MTELAATLPRVPKRFYFSVRAKFVLALAVAVLWMLFSIIISRKWVATLGDLTDPIFALFAISFIAYIPGFMNAFLVTSLLLDRRPKRVKPATYPGVTVLIAAYQEEAAIEETLETIAAEDYAGPLEVLVLNDGSTDRTVEIAQEVISRLSFPPQAEVRILDFKINRGKAAVLNSGLRVAKHDLIVTIDGDSRLHPDALTDIVERLLSDPPNTVAVAGAVLVRNSRVNLLTGAQEWDYFHGIAAVKRMQSLYQGTLVAQGAFSIYRRDALVEVGGWPESVGEDIVLTWALLRQGHRVGYAEDAIVWTNAPTTFRQFARQRQRWSRGLIEAFSHHERLLFKPRLTQMFIWWNLLFLPLDIAYTFIFIPGIIAAIFFQIFWIAGPMTLAVLPLAALWNLIIYRTQSKMFHKQGLQVRHNPAGLIFYLLVYTLVMQPVCVWGYAVEIAGLRKKWGTK
- a CDS encoding SapC family protein, producing the protein MATQAPNQSLPLLYSSIQPLSSEVHGQMRVRPTKPAEQVSKTHAVPVTVEEFQLAGRHYPIIFSTGDTPVPLALMGLTEGVNVFMGQDGELLERIYVPAYLRRYPFLLARLTEDAEELSLCFDPSLEAIGSFDEGERLFDDDGQPTDATKSILQFCEQFETAAQRTNAFMEELKSSGLLMDGEVAIQPEGVDQPFVFRGFRMVDEEKLRELRGDELRKMNQNGMLPLLYAHLFSLAQIREVFQRQVEQGKGPTAPFQVPIEG
- the tgt gene encoding tRNA guanosine(34) transglycosylase Tgt, translating into MARFSFSISATDGRARTGTIRMQRGEIRTPAFMPVGTAATVKAVKPEGVRASGADIILGNTYHLMLRPGAERVSRLGGLHRFMGWDRPILTDSGGYQVMSLSELTKLTEEGVSFASHLDGTRHMLSPERSVEIQRLLGSDIVMQFDQLVPTTVSRDEQAAAMERSIRWARRSREEFDRGGEHAEQAALFGIQQGALDEELRRRSADGLIEIGFDGYAVGGLAVGEGQEAMFGCLDFAPQQLPVDKPRYLMGVGKPDDIVGAVQRGIDMFDCVLPTRSGRTGQAFTADGPINIRNARFADDREPVEPGCPCPTCSTFERAYVHHLVRSGEILGAMLMTEHNLWFYQRLMQRLRDAIGDHRLDAFATDFVSRYRR
- a CDS encoding DEAD/DEAH box helicase, which translates into the protein MTFADLGLSEHLLRAVSDSGYNDPTPIQRAAIPSVLMGKDLIGIAQTGTGKTAAFVLPMIDILGQGRSRALMPRSLILEPTRELAAQVSENFEKYGKYQKLSMALLIGGVQMGDQIKALEKGVDVLIATPGRLMDLFSRGKILLTGCELLVIDEADRMLDMGFIPDIEEICSKLPRTRQTLLFSATMPPPIQKLAAKFLNEPKRVEVARPATANVNIEQRLVEVRADKKRDKLRDLLRHEEVRNAIIFCNRKTTVRELATSLKRSGFAVGQIHGDMDQSDRIAEFDRFKQDEINILVASDVAARGLDVKGVSHVVNFDVPWQPDDYVHRIGRTGRAGATGIAITLATREDSDAVSAIEKLLGTKITRASATEAEPAPDAAQQSSKPAAPAAREDRASETPAPKKPRRTRASSKPKADAAPVDAAPVEPSEPAPAQAERTPVVEDIAEEWNGPMPSFLSVSAG